A single window of Anaerocolumna chitinilytica DNA harbors:
- a CDS encoding GNAT family N-acetyltransferase, with amino-acid sequence MFFHEIETERLLLKNISYEDRNFILDHFSNDTVNRYLFDAEPLSSIDEADEIIDFYIQPEPRIQHRWILTLKDNSEKIGTCGFHIWDKNKSCVDIGYDLQEKYWGQGLMSETLKPILDFAKHDMKVSQVRAHIYVGNPKSIRLVERFGFTFNGETELCQFRGQQYLHHIYTLDFSPSK; translated from the coding sequence ATGTTTTTTCATGAGATTGAAACGGAGAGATTATTATTGAAAAATATCTCTTATGAAGATAGAAATTTCATTCTAGACCATTTTTCAAACGATACAGTAAATAGATACCTATTCGATGCAGAACCATTAAGCAGTATAGACGAAGCGGATGAAATAATTGATTTTTATATACAACCGGAACCTCGAATACAGCATCGTTGGATATTAACGCTAAAAGATAACAGCGAAAAGATTGGTACCTGCGGTTTTCATATTTGGGATAAAAATAAAAGTTGTGTTGATATTGGGTATGATCTTCAGGAAAAGTATTGGGGACAGGGACTTATGAGTGAAACACTAAAGCCAATTCTCGATTTTGCCAAGCATGACATGAAGGTAAGTCAAGTACGTGCACATATATATGTCGGTAACCCAAAATCAATCAGACTAGTCGAAAGGTTTGGGTTTACTTTTAACGGCGAAACAGAACTCTGCCAATTTAGAGGTCAGCAATATTTACATCATATTTATACGTTAGATTTTAGCCCTTCAAAATAA
- a CDS encoding adenylate kinase has protein sequence MIILIAGSSHTGKTVLAQKLLNKYGFTYLSQDHLKMGLIRSGFSTITPEDDIEDIMKAVWPITREIVKTCIENHQNLTIEGCYIPFDYYNDFSDEYLKHIKYTCLIFSEKYIYEHYEDILSHACDIESRDIDDAKYCTREMLLSENKYNLEKCKEAMCDYILIEDKYEVDITL, from the coding sequence GTGATTATTTTAATCGCCGGAAGTTCACATACCGGGAAAACGGTACTTGCTCAAAAGCTATTAAATAAATATGGATTCACGTATCTATCACAAGACCATTTAAAAATGGGTTTAATCCGAAGTGGTTTCAGTACAATAACACCGGAAGACGATATAGAGGATATAATGAAAGCAGTTTGGCCAATAACCAGAGAAATCGTCAAAACCTGTATTGAAAATCATCAAAATTTAACGATAGAAGGATGCTATATTCCATTTGATTATTATAATGATTTTAGTGATGAATATTTAAAGCATATAAAATATACTTGTTTGATTTTCAGTGAGAAATATATTTATGAGCATTATGAGGATATTTTAAGTCATGCATGTGACATTGAAAGCAGAGATATTGATGATGCAAAATATTGTACAAGAGAAATGCTTCTTAGTGAGAATAAGTATAATTTGGAAAAGTGTAAAGAGGCAATGTGTGATTACATCTTGATTGAAGATAAATATGAAGTTGATATTACTTTGTAA
- a CDS encoding class I SAM-dependent methyltransferase: protein MRNFIVESYESSREEDRLTTNNARKIEFITTIRIFNELFDDNMKVLDCAAGTGAYAFYLADKGYDVTATDITPRHIEFINDKLKDKKYNMNTSVLDAINMNIFEDESFDIVLNMGPFYHLITETQRHKCFSESLRVLKKGGILVTSYIPKYYVFQYVALSDIQYLDIELADQLINTGVLKHDDEKCFWTDTYYSSLDEMEELYKRNGLQVIEHFAQDGISPLLREKVDSFNTAEFDIWCNYHYNICREKSVLGASNHVIIAGRK, encoded by the coding sequence TTGAGAAATTTTATTGTTGAAAGCTATGAAAGTTCCAGAGAAGAAGATAGACTAACTACCAATAATGCTAGAAAAATTGAGTTCATTACTACAATTAGGATATTTAATGAATTATTTGATGATAATATGAAAGTTTTAGATTGTGCTGCCGGAACAGGAGCATATGCATTTTATCTAGCTGATAAGGGGTATGATGTCACGGCTACAGATATTACACCTAGACATATTGAATTCATTAATGATAAATTAAAAGATAAAAAATACAACATGAATACTTCAGTTTTAGATGCAATAAATATGAATATTTTTGAAGATGAATCATTTGACATTGTTCTTAATATGGGACCATTTTATCACTTAATTACTGAAACTCAAAGGCATAAATGTTTTTCTGAGTCGCTAAGGGTTCTTAAAAAGGGTGGAATTTTAGTGACTTCATATATTCCTAAATATTACGTTTTTCAATATGTGGCCTTGAGTGATATACAATATTTGGACATAGAATTAGCAGATCAATTAATCAATACCGGGGTTCTGAAACATGATGACGAGAAATGTTTTTGGACTGATACTTATTATTCTAGCTTGGATGAAATGGAAGAGTTGTACAAAAGAAATGGGTTACAAGTAATTGAACATTTTGCACAGGATGGGATATCTCCGTTGCTACGAGAGAAAGTAGACTCCTTTAATACTGCTGAATTTGATATTTGGTGCAATTATCATTATAATATATGTCGCGAAAAATCAGTGTTAGGAGCAAGTAATCATGTTATTATAGCAGGAAGAAAATAA
- a CDS encoding HAD-IIB family hydrolase, whose protein sequence is MYILSSDFDGTLTQNGTVSDKDKAAIAAWRKAGNLFGVNTGRGYCGIKTELERYQIDYDYLLCNNGGLIYENEAAPIEQKTVDGKVLPSLVSLILESGGFHAAIGRIEVDREAGYWISENMKCKPGPEFTRISMEDLYKITYFTQLSTQYENEEQANKCTQQINELFSENVTAFQNGVCIDIVPVGVNKATGLLRYMHLKQVPKEKVLVIGDNFNDLDMILEFNGFCVNSGKPEVISKARKSFDSIAGLIGEYI, encoded by the coding sequence ATGTATATTTTATCAAGCGATTTTGACGGTACCTTAACACAGAATGGTACTGTATCGGACAAGGACAAGGCTGCTATTGCAGCATGGCGAAAGGCTGGTAATCTTTTTGGAGTCAACACGGGACGTGGCTACTGCGGTATTAAAACGGAACTAGAACGCTATCAGATAGATTATGATTATCTTCTATGCAATAATGGTGGTTTGATTTATGAAAATGAGGCTGCTCCCATTGAGCAGAAGACTGTAGATGGTAAGGTGCTTCCTTCATTAGTTTCACTCATTTTGGAGTCAGGAGGTTTTCATGCGGCAATCGGTCGAATAGAGGTTGATAGAGAAGCCGGCTATTGGATTAGTGAAAATATGAAATGTAAGCCAGGACCTGAATTCACTCGTATTTCAATGGAGGATTTATATAAGATTACATATTTTACGCAGCTTAGCACTCAGTATGAGAATGAAGAGCAGGCAAATAAATGTACGCAGCAAATCAACGAACTGTTTTCTGAGAATGTAACCGCCTTTCAAAACGGTGTTTGTATTGATATAGTTCCGGTAGGGGTTAATAAAGCTACTGGATTGCTTCGATACATGCATTTAAAGCAAGTACCGAAAGAGAAGGTGTTGGTTATTGGAGATAATTTCAATGATCTGGACATGATTCTGGAATTCAATGGATTCTGTGTTAATTCTGGAAAACCTGAAGTTATTTCAAAGGCAAGAAAATCCTTTGACAGCATCGCTGGACTTATCGGTGAATACATATAA
- a CDS encoding DUF2812 domain-containing protein, whose translation MKKCYHLFGGMLGTQVKWLNKMAHNGYRLNKTGKLSYEFIECQPDQYQYCIEFVAHKSYKNEKEYRSFLEDMGYTVFYKNVNLNYSIGKVRWRPYGHSTGQISTNPGNYNKELFIVEKKNDGHPFQLHTTNADIAVYYKQIRNSWLTPVILFFGLSIWQYINGRNLTKEVIVFGVIGILLLIPVFCYQKEITHYSITAKIEE comes from the coding sequence GTGAAAAAATGCTATCATTTATTTGGAGGAATGTTAGGTACACAAGTAAAATGGTTAAATAAGATGGCTCATAATGGATATCGCTTGAATAAAACAGGAAAATTATCCTATGAATTTATTGAATGTCAACCAGACCAATATCAGTACTGTATTGAATTTGTCGCTCATAAATCCTATAAAAATGAAAAAGAATACCGTTCTTTTCTTGAGGATATGGGTTATACCGTATTTTATAAAAATGTTAATCTAAACTATTCCATCGGTAAAGTACGTTGGAGACCTTATGGACATAGTACAGGACAAATTTCAACCAATCCGGGTAATTATAATAAAGAACTTTTCATTGTTGAAAAGAAAAATGATGGGCACCCCTTTCAACTGCATACTACGAATGCGGATATAGCTGTTTATTATAAGCAAATAAGAAATTCATGGTTAACACCTGTCATTTTATTCTTTGGATTATCTATTTGGCAGTATATAAATGGCAGAAATTTAACAAAAGAAGTGATTGTGTTCGGCGTAATTGGAATTTTGCTTCTAATACCAGTGTTTTGTTATCAAAAAGAAATTACTCACTATTCTATAACAGCGAAAATTGAAGAATAA
- a CDS encoding PadR family transcriptional regulator produces MKDNVKGGALTEVTFFILLSLYEPKHGYGIMQFVENETQGRLILGAGSLYGAINNLYEKGWIYPVNEGSERKKEYIISETGKEVAEAELKRLNKLIETASRIIGGCK; encoded by the coding sequence ATGAAGGATAATGTAAAGGGAGGCGCTCTTACAGAAGTTACGTTTTTTATATTACTATCATTGTATGAGCCTAAACATGGTTATGGCATAATGCAATTTGTAGAAAACGAAACCCAAGGTCGCCTTATTTTAGGAGCCGGTTCACTATATGGCGCAATTAATAATTTGTATGAAAAGGGATGGATATACCCTGTCAATGAGGGAAGTGAGCGAAAGAAAGAATATATAATTTCAGAAACCGGAAAAGAAGTTGCTGAGGCTGAATTAAAAAGGCTAAATAAATTAATTGAAACAGCTTCAAGAATTATAGGAGGGTGCAAATAG